Proteins from a genomic interval of Kitasatospora kifunensis:
- a CDS encoding MFS transporter, translated as MQHEPTADPPDGTGDGATPTRDSATPARVIRTQVPARLDRLPWSRWHWRIVIGLGTVWILDGLEVTIVGNIAGRLSESGSGLAITTDQVTTWAAALYVAGACCGALFFGRLTDRFGRKKLFMLTLAVYLTATAVTAFSWTAWFFFLCRFCTGFGIGGEYAAINSAIDELIPARVRGRIDLIINGSFWIGAALGAFASIALLNTALFATDVGWRLAFAIGVLLGLAILLVRRHVPESPRWLFTHGRVEEAEQLVDEIERTVSEQTGRPLPDPEGSVTVREQGMVSFTTVARTVFRRYPKRTVLGLSLFVGQAFLYNSVTFGYAVILTTFFKVAQGDTGYYFAVIAVGNFCGPLLLGHLFDSVGRKPMIAGTYILSGLLLFGTAALFQQGSLNATTMTACWVGVLFFASAGASAAYLTVSEIFPLEVRALCIAFFYAVGTALGGITGPLIFNGLVNSGKPADTTLAFCIGAGLMVAAGLVEAAIGVKAERRPLEQLAAPLSSVEAYDDGTAAAAATTG; from the coding sequence ATGCAGCACGAGCCAACCGCCGACCCCCCGGACGGGACGGGCGACGGAGCAACCCCCACCCGTGACAGCGCCACCCCCGCACGGGTGATCCGCACCCAAGTGCCCGCCCGACTGGACCGGTTGCCCTGGTCACGGTGGCACTGGCGGATCGTGATCGGCCTCGGCACGGTCTGGATCCTGGACGGCCTCGAAGTCACCATCGTCGGCAACATCGCGGGCCGGCTCTCCGAGTCGGGCAGCGGGCTGGCGATCACCACCGACCAGGTCACCACCTGGGCGGCCGCCCTCTACGTGGCCGGCGCCTGCTGCGGCGCGCTCTTCTTCGGCCGACTCACCGACCGCTTCGGACGCAAGAAGCTCTTCATGCTCACCCTCGCGGTCTACCTCACCGCGACCGCCGTCACCGCGTTCTCCTGGACCGCCTGGTTCTTCTTCCTCTGCCGCTTCTGCACCGGCTTCGGCATCGGCGGCGAGTACGCGGCGATCAACTCGGCCATCGACGAGCTGATTCCGGCCCGGGTGCGCGGGCGGATCGACCTGATCATCAACGGCAGCTTCTGGATCGGCGCGGCCCTCGGCGCCTTCGCCTCGATCGCGCTGCTGAACACCGCGCTCTTCGCCACCGACGTCGGCTGGCGGCTGGCCTTCGCGATCGGCGTGCTGCTGGGCCTGGCGATCCTGCTGGTGCGCCGGCACGTGCCGGAGAGCCCGCGTTGGCTCTTCACCCACGGGCGGGTCGAGGAGGCCGAGCAGCTGGTGGACGAGATCGAACGGACCGTCAGTGAGCAGACCGGCCGGCCACTGCCGGACCCAGAGGGCTCGGTGACGGTGCGGGAGCAGGGCATGGTCAGCTTCACCACGGTCGCCCGCACGGTCTTCCGGCGCTACCCCAAGCGGACGGTACTCGGCCTGTCGCTCTTCGTCGGCCAGGCGTTCCTCTACAACTCGGTCACCTTCGGCTACGCCGTGATCCTGACGACCTTCTTCAAGGTCGCGCAGGGCGACACCGGCTACTACTTCGCCGTGATCGCGGTGGGCAACTTCTGCGGACCGCTGCTGCTCGGCCACCTCTTCGACAGCGTGGGCCGCAAGCCGATGATCGCCGGGACGTACATCCTCTCCGGACTGCTGCTCTTCGGGACGGCCGCACTCTTCCAACAGGGTTCGCTCAACGCCACTACCATGACGGCCTGTTGGGTGGGCGTACTGTTCTTCGCCTCGGCCGGCGCGAGCGCCGCCTACCTCACGGTGAGCGAGATCTTCCCGCTGGAGGTCCGGGCGCTGTGCATCGCCTTCTTCTACGCGGTCGGCACCGCGCTGGGCGGCATCACCGGGCCGCTGATCTTCAACGGCCTGGTGAACAGCGGAAAGCCGGCCGACACCACGCTCGCCTTCTGCATCGGCGCCGGGCTGATGGTGGCCGCCGGGCTGGTGGAGGCGGCGATCGGGGTGAAGGCGGAGCGGCGCCCGCTGGAGCAACTGGCCGCCCCGCTCTCCAGCGTCGAGGCCTACGACGACGGCACGGCCGCGGCCGCGGCGACGACCGGCTGA
- a CDS encoding acyltransferase domain-containing protein, whose translation MPQVADRPNGCATVHVFPGQGDFTLSPVIRALAVPVLREALERTFRDADAAGARFGLRPIGPRLLGPAPPSTVALTAEAPGTLQLALFGVSLAVHRALEAGGLVADRLVAVSFGEIPALVAADALATMDGALLACRLGQLLCRPGGLTLLRCGEWRARSLLAHSVSDTVIACVNDSDETVLSGPKGELAQVELAARRAGVDSQRLRLPFLAHHPALRTEAEQFEAFARSLPMSSARLPVHSAVAGSAYPPDADLPAALGACLIRPAVLPTVLRQAVTDSSTVLEAGTGSALTRSIRRTVPTVRAHAPLAEPDFPWEPGAGRLRAGLRTRIPHEESM comes from the coding sequence ATGCCCCAGGTCGCTGACCGCCCGAACGGCTGCGCCACTGTCCATGTATTCCCCGGACAAGGGGACTTCACGCTCTCTCCGGTCATTCGAGCGCTGGCCGTGCCGGTGTTGCGTGAAGCGCTGGAACGGACGTTTCGCGATGCCGACGCGGCCGGGGCGAGGTTCGGTCTGCGGCCGATCGGGCCAAGGCTGCTCGGGCCGGCGCCGCCCAGCACGGTCGCGCTGACAGCGGAGGCCCCCGGCACCCTCCAACTGGCGCTGTTCGGCGTCAGTTTGGCGGTGCACCGGGCGCTGGAGGCTGGTGGGCTGGTCGCGGACCGGCTGGTCGCGGTCAGCTTCGGAGAGATTCCAGCCTTGGTCGCCGCCGACGCGCTGGCCACCATGGACGGCGCCCTGCTGGCCTGCCGTCTTGGCCAACTTCTCTGCCGACCAGGTGGGTTGACCCTACTTCGGTGCGGTGAGTGGCGGGCCCGGTCGCTGCTGGCCCACAGCGTGAGCGACACGGTGATCGCCTGCGTCAACGACAGCGACGAGACCGTACTGTCCGGCCCCAAGGGTGAGTTGGCCCAGGTGGAACTGGCAGCCCGGCGGGCCGGCGTCGACAGCCAGCGGCTACGACTGCCGTTCCTCGCCCACCACCCCGCCTTGCGGACCGAGGCGGAGCAGTTCGAGGCCTTCGCCCGGTCGCTGCCGATGAGTTCGGCGCGCCTGCCGGTTCACTCGGCGGTGGCGGGTTCGGCCTATCCGCCGGATGCCGACCTGCCCGCTGCCCTGGGCGCCTGTCTGATCAGACCGGCCGTGCTGCCGACCGTCCTGCGGCAGGCCGTCACCGATTCGTCGACCGTTCTGGAAGCGGGCACCGGCAGTGCGCTGACCCGCAGTATCCGCCGCACCGTCCCGACCGTCCGCGCGCACGCGCCGCTGGCGGAACCGGACTTTCCGTGGGAGCCGGGTGCGGGGCGGCTCCGGGCCGGACTGCGGACGCGAATACCCCACGAGGAGAGCATGTGA